In the genome of Ureibacillus sp. FSL W7-1570, the window ATGGATTTTCTCAAGGATATACCGATTTTTCCCATAGTGTCCTGGAAGCGGGGCATTTAAGCCGGGCTTATAAAGAGTTAATTGCAGCTGCAGTGGCATTTGCAATCCAATGTCCCGGTTTGGCCGATCGCCATATGAAAAATTCTATGGAACTTGGAATCACCAATGAACAATTGGATGAAGCGATTTCCGTTGCCTCCGCCTTAAAGGCGGGAAGCGCTTATGCACATTTGTTGCAAGTACTGGACAGCTATATGGAGTAAGCATGTAATAATGGATGTCATTCACAACAGTTCCATGCGAAGACAAGTGATGGAATGGGGCACCGGACACCCCTGTTCCTCTTCCAAACAAATTATTTGGAATAAAATAGGGATGGATTATTGAAAAATTTAACAACTTTATCTTCATACTTTCTACAAAAAAAGAAACCATCCGCCTATGATCGTTAAATGGAACTGTATTCGCATATAAAGAAATATAGTAGCATCGATCAGTTTATATAAAAAGTGTGCCGCACGAAGTATATAAAAAATGGAAATGGGGGAAGTGCAATGTCAATATTCGTATCCGTTTTGTTCTATGTCGTTCCAGCTTTGATGATCATTTGGTTTATGGTGAGTGTGGTTTCCGCATTAAGAAGAAAAAATAAAATTTTGGAAGCGATCTTGGAAGAAATGAAGAAGAAAAATTGAACCGGACTGCTATCATTCTTCTTTGGGAAATGGGACCAGCGATGATAAACTATTGATAGAAATAATGAAAAAAGGGTTGGGAGTATGTGTTTAATTCATTTTCAATATGGGGAACATCCAATATTTCAATTAATCGTTGTAGCAAATCGGGATGAAATTTATGACCGTCCGGCGGAACCTGCCCATTTTTGGGAGGATGAACCGGAGATTCTGGCGGGAAGGGACCTGCTTGAAATGGGCACGTGGCTGGGAATATCAAAAAACGGACGATTCGCAGCCTTAACGAATTTCCGCGATCCGTCTTTACCAAAAAGACCGCGTTCCCGTGGGGAAATTGTGAGAAATTTTTTGAAAGAATCCGTTCATCCAAGCGAGTTTATTGATGAATTGGCAAAAATGAAAGATTGTTATGGAGGATTTAACGTAATCGTCGGAGATCAAAACCGTTTAATGCATTATAATAATATTTTTGATGAAAAAAATGAGATTTTCCCCGGCGTCCATAGTGTCAGCAATCATACATTAAATACTCCATGGCCGAAAGTGGTGAAAGGGAAAAAACGAATGGTTGAATATTTGAAAAATAATCCTGGACAAGTGGATATTGATGAATTATTTGAAATTGTCATGGATCGTGAAATCGCACCGGATGAAGAGTTGCCAGATACAGGTGTCGGTTTGGAAATGGAGAGAAATTTATCCCCGGCGTTTATTCAATTGCCACACTACGGCACCCGTTGTTCAACAGTATTGTTGATTGATAGGGAAGGGAACGTCACTTTTGTAGAAAGAACTTTTAATAGCGGGCATTTTAAGTTTGAAAAAAGTTTTCGATTCAAAATACAAAAATGATAAAAATTATAGAAATTATGCTATTGTCCTGACACCCTCCTTTATAAAAGCATACACTAGAGTACCATCAATGAGGGAGGGATTATTCATGGGCTATGGCTATGGAGGATACAGCTATTGTGGAAACAGCTTTGCGTTAATCGTTGTATTGTTCATCCTTTTAATCATTGTAGGTACACATTTTAAATATTCGTGTTAATTCACCATGTAAAACTGATTCTAAAGGATTTCTTCTTTAGAATCAGTTTTATTTTTTTTGATACGAACAGATTCTAAAGCGCATCGTGCAAGAATAAATAGAATTGAACCTTTGAATATGAATCATTGACAAATTCATTGAAGGGATTCTATTTTTCATGGACAATATTCATAAAAAAGTAAAGGAGAAGAATGAATGGATTTGGGTTTGCAAGATAAAGTTGCTCTCATCACCGGGGCAAGTAAAGGAATTGGGTTACATACGGCCCTCCAACTTGCCAAGGAGGGGGCAAAAGTGGCCATTTGCGGCCGCAATAAGGATTCATTGAAAGAAGCAAAGGAATGGATTCAGGGCCAAACCGGTAAGGAGATTCTTACGGTTGCAGCGGATGTGACAAAAGAAGAGGATTGCAAACGGTTGATTGAGGAGACGGTATCCCACTATGGAAGATTAGATATTCTGGTGAACAATGCCGGCACATCCTCTGCCCATTCTTTTGAAGAAGTGGATTCCGAATTATGGCATGCGGATTTGAATTTAAAATTATTCGGTGCCATCCATTGCTCAAAATATGCACTTCCACATTTAAAAGAGAGTGGAGGTGGAGCAATCGTCAATGTGACTGCTTCCATTGCAAAAACACCGGGTGAAAACAGCCTTCCGACAATGGTGAGCCGCTCTGCCGGTATGGCACTCACAAAAGCGATGAGCAAAGATTTAGGAAAATATAATATTCGAGTAAATACTGTATGTATTGGACTAATCCGAAGCAGACAAATCGAAGCGAAATGGAAGAGGGAAATGCCGGCTTCCACTTGGGAAGAATATTCGAGAGAAGTCGGAAAAAAGATTCCCCTTGGAAGAATCGGGGAAACGGATGAAGCGGCAAAAGTCATCACTTTTCTCGTTTCCGATGCCGCCTCTTACGTTACGGGCACTTCCATAAACATTGACGGTGGTTCAGCCGGAACATTGTAAGACCGCTTTTTATCTTTTTCCTCACGCTGTTCTAAAATATTATCCTTCATTCATATAAAATAATATGAGAAAATTGATAGAAAAGTGGGGAAGAATGATGGGTATGTATGATGAACAATGGTCTTATTTGGAAAAGCCGAAACTAGAAGAAATTCCGTCTGAGCTGCAAGCGTATTTTGAGGAAAACGTCCGTAAACAGGAAGAAAAATTGGGGGTTGTAAACACCTTATTCAATATTTTGCCTTTGAACCCCATCCAATTCAAAGCTTTCCTCGACTTCATGTATTCCTTGTTTAATACGAAAAACACGTACTTGGATTTGGTTGACAAAGAAATGATCGGTCTTGTTGTGTCTTCTGTGAATTGCTGCAATTATTGTTTGACCACTCATAGTGATACATTGAGAAGACTTACAGGAGATCCGGTATGGGTCGATACATTGACGTATAACTACAGAAGTGCAGAATTGACAAAAAAACAGCGGGCACTATGCGACTATGCATTCCGTGCGACAAAGTATCCGGATGAACTTACAACAAAAGAAGTGGATTTGCTGAGGGAAGCGGGGTTCAATGATCATGAAATCCTGGAAGCTGCCTTTGTTGTCGGTTTCTTTAATTACACGAATCGTTGGGTCAGCACAATTGGGGCGATACCAAATCCGAAACATAATCAAAATCATCGTTAAACCGTTTCTGTTTAAAATGTCCACGTTCGATGGGAACGTGGTCTTTTTTATCTGCCTAAGTTTTATGTTGTGGAAAGGATTTTTTCATGGGTAAAAATTGAAACTTTCTTTATCAATCAATCGTATGCTAACTATCGAAATTAGTGTAAACTATAAACAATAAATGACGCATGAAGAACGGAGGATTGCCATGTCAGAAACGAAAAACCCGTTGTTTGAAGATTTGGATGCAAAATTGAATGAAGAAAAACATGAAATTGTTGAAGCGCCTCCACAACTTGTAACGGAAGAAGAGATGTCTCAATTGCGTAAGCGGCAATTGGAATTGAAAAAAGATCCGGCTGTCCTCGCGCTTGCCGAAAAAATAGACGTCAAAAATCAAATCGCCGTTTTGGAATTCGGGAAGGAAACCGCAAATTCGATTTCCAAGTTTTCCGACCGGATGTTATCTTCCATAAAACAAAGCAAATTGGAAAAATCGAGCGAGTTGATCAATCATTTAAATAAAATCATGGCCCGCTTCGATCCGGAAGATTTTAAAGAAGAAAAGAAAGGATTTTTGGCGCGTCTTTTTGGAAAAGGAAAAGAGCAGCTTCAGAAGATTTTATCGAAATACGAATCGATGAATAAAGAGATCGATGCCATCTATCAAGAGATTACAAAATACGAGCAGGAAATGAAGAAAAATACGGTCGAACTTGAACAAATGTACGATCAAAATCTTGAATATTTCAAAACATTGAGTGAATATATCGCTGCGATCGAAGTAAAAGTGGAGGAGCTGAAACCGGAACTTGCCAATTTGGAAGCCCGTGCCAACGAAGGGGATCAGGAAGCGCTGATGGAACTGGAATCATTGCAGCGGGCAATCGAATTGCTGGAACAGCGCCGCTACGATTTGGAAATGGCGCAACAAGTATCCTTCCAGGCAGCACCGCAAATCCGGTTAATGCAGCAGGGGAACAACCACTTGATTGCCAAAATCAATTCCGCTTTTGTAACGACAATCCCTATTTTTAAACAGGGACTAATCCATGCCGTGACGATTCAACGTCAAAAATTGATTTCTGATTCGATGCAGGAATTGGATAAACGGACGAACGAAATGTTGATGAGAAACGCAGAAAATATCCGCCGCAACAGTGTGGATATCGCCCGCACGGCAAGTCAGCCGGGCATCAAGATTGAAACCCTTGAAAATACTTGGAGAACCATTTTGGCAGGCATTGAAGAAACAAAACAAATCCAGGCGGAAACCGTTCGAAACCGGGAAGAAGGAAGAAAGCGGCTTGAACAACTGCAAATTGAATATGAAAAATTGAAAAAAATGTAAAAAAACAACTGCACCACGTTCAACAAAATGGTGGTGCAGTTGTTTTTTAATTAAAATCCGAATCTTCTTTGTTGCATTGGGAAACATTGCGGATTTGGATTTCGTGGATCGCCGAATTGCTGGGACATTTGGTAATATTCATTCACTTCGGAATACGTTCTAGGAAAATAGTGTTGATGGTGATAGATATGCCGGTTGACAGTAGTTGTATGCACTGGATGAAAGTGTGGAACAATTGTATTGAAAACGTTTGTTTTAACCACTTCTTGCGTTGGTGAAACTTGTGCAGGTGCAATCTGTGTTGGCATAATATTCGGTGGACAACAAATAGGTCTTGGTCTCATTTGATGATGTTTTCTACCATACATTTATTTTCACCTCCTTGCAAATCACTGTTCATCAATAGCATATGGGAGATTGAAATGCTCGATTAGATAAACACCTAGAGAA includes:
- a CDS encoding NRDE family protein, producing the protein MCLIHFQYGEHPIFQLIVVANRDEIYDRPAEPAHFWEDEPEILAGRDLLEMGTWLGISKNGRFAALTNFRDPSLPKRPRSRGEIVRNFLKESVHPSEFIDELAKMKDCYGGFNVIVGDQNRLMHYNNIFDEKNEIFPGVHSVSNHTLNTPWPKVVKGKKRMVEYLKNNPGQVDIDELFEIVMDREIAPDEELPDTGVGLEMERNLSPAFIQLPHYGTRCSTVLLIDREGNVTFVERTFNSGHFKFEKSFRFKIQK
- a CDS encoding YjcZ family sporulation protein, whose amino-acid sequence is MGYGYGGYSYCGNSFALIVVLFILLIIVGTHFKYSC
- a CDS encoding SDR family oxidoreductase, with translation MDLGLQDKVALITGASKGIGLHTALQLAKEGAKVAICGRNKDSLKEAKEWIQGQTGKEILTVAADVTKEEDCKRLIEETVSHYGRLDILVNNAGTSSAHSFEEVDSELWHADLNLKLFGAIHCSKYALPHLKESGGGAIVNVTASIAKTPGENSLPTMVSRSAGMALTKAMSKDLGKYNIRVNTVCIGLIRSRQIEAKWKREMPASTWEEYSREVGKKIPLGRIGETDEAAKVITFLVSDAASYVTGTSINIDGGSAGTL
- a CDS encoding peroxidase-related enzyme (This protein belongs to a clade of uncharacterized proteins related to peroxidases such as the alkylhydroperoxidase AhpD.), whose product is MMGMYDEQWSYLEKPKLEEIPSELQAYFEENVRKQEEKLGVVNTLFNILPLNPIQFKAFLDFMYSLFNTKNTYLDLVDKEMIGLVVSSVNCCNYCLTTHSDTLRRLTGDPVWVDTLTYNYRSAELTKKQRALCDYAFRATKYPDELTTKEVDLLREAGFNDHEILEAAFVVGFFNYTNRWVSTIGAIPNPKHNQNHR
- a CDS encoding toxic anion resistance protein — translated: MSETKNPLFEDLDAKLNEEKHEIVEAPPQLVTEEEMSQLRKRQLELKKDPAVLALAEKIDVKNQIAVLEFGKETANSISKFSDRMLSSIKQSKLEKSSELINHLNKIMARFDPEDFKEEKKGFLARLFGKGKEQLQKILSKYESMNKEIDAIYQEITKYEQEMKKNTVELEQMYDQNLEYFKTLSEYIAAIEVKVEELKPELANLEARANEGDQEALMELESLQRAIELLEQRRYDLEMAQQVSFQAAPQIRLMQQGNNHLIAKINSAFVTTIPIFKQGLIHAVTIQRQKLISDSMQELDKRTNEMLMRNAENIRRNSVDIARTASQPGIKIETLENTWRTILAGIEETKQIQAETVRNREEGRKRLEQLQIEYEKLKKM
- a CDS encoding CotD family spore coat protein, giving the protein MYGRKHHQMRPRPICCPPNIMPTQIAPAQVSPTQEVVKTNVFNTIVPHFHPVHTTTVNRHIYHHQHYFPRTYSEVNEYYQMSQQFGDPRNPNPQCFPMQQRRFGF